The Meriones unguiculatus strain TT.TT164.6M chromosome 14, Bangor_MerUng_6.1, whole genome shotgun sequence sequence ATTGAGAGTAAAAACATCATAGAAACCTATCTGACACAGGAACCCTGAGCAGTGGCAAGGGGATATCCTCAGGCTTTTTGTTTGTGTAGTAGTAGTTTGGTGGTGAGCATCCTGAGCAGTGCCTGTGCGAGTAGAGAGAATGTCTCTGATGAAAGGGTTAATGCTCCCTCTCTCCTGGCAGAAAGATGATGACATAGAAGAAGGAGACCTTCCAGAGCACAAGAGACCCTCTGCACCCGTTGACTTCTCAAAGCTAGACCCAGGCAAGCCCGAGAGTATCTTGAAAATGACAAAGAAGGGGAAGACGCTAATGATGTTTGTCACTGTGTCAGGGAGCCCCACCGAGAAGGAGACGGAGGAAATCACCAGCCTGTGGCAGGGCAGCCTCTTCAACGCCAACTATGATGTTCAGAGGTAAAGACCCAGGCTATTCTAGGTCACTGTTTTTAGGATTTGGAGGgcttacatttgtttttttaagatagtgttttactatgtagctttggccATGTAGTCCCGCTGGCCTCACTCCTCACACAaaaagatcctcttgcctctgcctccttagtactgggattatagctTCGTGCCACCTCACCTGGATGTGTGATGGGGACTTTTCTGGGGTTGAAGCAGGGTGTCCTTTTTGGAAGTTCACCAAGAGCCCTGAACCTCTCCTGTCCttttaaatgcatttatttaaaCACTGGCTTAGTTAGTTATTGGTCAAAAATCAGAAACTTTGTTTTAATATCTCATTGAATCTTAAAAATTTGGCTTATTTTTGTCTCTAACTTTTGCTTCATTAGAATAAAAAGTTGTATTGCTTAGCCTCTTGGAAAGATAAATGAGTTACAGGCCACAGGTCATGGGTAGCTGTGTTGACACGTGGCTGTAACAGGTGATAATAAATAACTAAGGTGAAGAAGCCTGTTTTTAAAGACTGTATGGTCTTAAAATGCAGTCTACTTTTTATAGATTTCATCCAGTAtatttttgatcatattcaccactCTTCACCCCTTCTGTATTCATCCTTTCAATGCTCACCTCTCTACCCACCAGCCATGAGTTGCCTTTTTTTAGAGCCTGCTTTTTCCCCTTAACAATAGTTCTCTGAAGTTCCAAGTCTTCAGATGTCTTAATTGAGGAAGTGATaaggaaaaacagaaggaatttCTAAGAGTGCACAGTCCAACATAATGCTTTCTGCAACTTTCAGACATCTTGGTGATGACTGCTGTCTGATGGAAGCAGGTGTGGTGTGTGCAGGAACGGAAGCATCGTGCTTTCTGGTCATGCTTTCATGTGCCACCCAGACCCGTGCTGCTCCGTTTTGCTTCCTGGACACTGCTGAGTTGGGACAAGCCGGGCCGCTTATTTCTAATCTTGGTGGTTAGGATTCCGGTCTGCCTGCTAGGTGTCTTCGTGGGCCCTTGAGGAGCCTTGTAGGACCTGTTCTAAGCCAGTGGCTTTTAGCTTTTTCAGAAAAGGCCTTTTGTCAAACAAAACTAATTGGAGActtgagaacataaaaaaatggTTGGCACAGTGAATGGCATCtgcctgtaatgtcagcacttgggaggtgaagtcAGGAGGATCTGAAGTGTAAGATCATCCTctgtgggcatggtggctcaccctttaatcccagcactcaggaggcagaggcaggcggaacagccaaggctacacagagaaaccctgtctcaaaaaaaaaaaaaaagaagaagtcatcctgggctacatgatacaTGAGACCATTTatgaagaaagcaaacaaacaaaaaatcattaAACATAGAAGTGACATTTCAGaatattaaagagaaaaatgggTATTTGTTCCCTCCCTAGCATATCATACCTATGGCCCTTGGCAGCTCCCtgagtagtttttctttttcagtctcttCACAGGAGCATCATTTATCCCTCAGAATCATCATCTGCTTCTCTCTTGACCAAGCAGTATGCTTGTTTAGAGCTCAGCATACCACCACTTGGCCCAAGGCAAAATAGTGTGATATTCTGTGTTTGTGTGGAATTCAAATGTGGCTAGGTGCCGCAACTTTCTCTTAGCCCTGGAACCTTACTTGCATTACTAACTGATGACTTCTCCATCCAGGTTTATTGTGGGATCAGACCGTGCTATCTTCATGCTCCGGGATGGGAGCTATGCCTGGGAGATCAAGGACTTTTTGATCAGTCAAGACAGGTGTGCTGATGTCACTCTAGAGGGACAGGTGTAccctggaaaaggaggaggaagcaaggagaaaaacaaaacaaagccagagaagggtaaaaagaagaaggagggagagccCAAACCACGGGCTTCCAAGGAAGACAATCGAGCTGGGAGCAGAAGAGAAGACCTCTAGCTGGTGGCAAGCTTCCCATCGGGCAGGAAAGACCAGACAGCCCCTTACAGGCCGATGGGACAGGTGGATGCAGGAAGCTGCATACCGGACTACATTCTCATGTCTTCTAGAAAGGGTCTGTGTGTGACCCTCTGATCAGTATCACAGTTACTGTATGAAAGGCTTCACATGGGAAGGCAGGCTTTGTGATTGGTAGTGGACACTGGCAAGTCATGCCTACTCTGTCATCACCTGACATGGAAACTCGATAGATGTTTATACCTCTTACATCCGATGAGTCCTTGACACCCCTGGAGTACCACTCCCTCCCTCGTCACCACACCTGCTGTGGTCCAGTGgccttctgtgtctgtgtgtcacaaGCTTAGGTCAAACAAACCTTGGGAACCTGTGGCTtgactgaggaagacattgaCTGTTGAGCCGTTGATGACAAATGTGCTGTATGAGCAGTGTGGGCCAGCTCTGCACCCCAGGATCTGGACAGCAAACTCATGCAGGGCGTGCAGATTGGCCAGAGTGCCATCCAGAAATCCTAAGCAGTCATTCAGACGGCCTCAGCCCTCATCAGTTCAGGGGGTCCTCTGTCTGCCAGTCTCCTGTGgttggagagggggtgctgttcTGCCTCGTGTGAGGAAAAGGGGTGTTTCAGTTTTGGGCTCATGTTCTTCATAGCCCGACAACTATGAAGTTGGTGAAGAGAGAGGGACCAACAGAATGTTCTATAGCAGCGGACCTCATCTGCAGTATTTCTAAATGGATTTCTTTGATAAAGTGCCTAATCTTTGCGTTTGTGTGGTACTCTGATGGTGTGCTACCGTTCACAACTGGTTTTTGCTGTTCATAGTTTGAAGCCTATCTAAAAGAGCAATTCTACGAGGACGCCATTTTTAAGAGCTTACATTCTTTAAAACCTCAGTTGCAATTTTAAGAAATTCAAATAGTACATGTACACATAGATGGCCAGAAAGTGTCACTGTTAGAATGTCGCCGTGTGAAGAATGCCCTGCCCTGCTGCCGGTACTTTGTTCCAGTGGAGTTACTGTTGATCATTggtttttcaaaaataaagttcATTCACAGGCTTCCAGTGATGTCTACATTCTGTCTTCACTTTGGTTCCCATTCTTATTTCTCTGAGTGAGCCACACCCTCTCCCTCCCTAGCTCAGGGTGTTCTGGATGCAGCCTGCTGAGCCTCTTCAGAAAGAGGCTTTTCTTGGTCCTCATGCATTGTGACCCTAGGAAGATGCTTTGCTGCTGTCCTGCTGTTTGAAGATGCTGCCAATCCAGGAGAGGCTGGGACAGGCCATCCATCCTAGTGCTATCTGTGGGCTCAGCAAATCTGAAACAAGCCCCATCTTGGGTTTTTCCGTTTTTACATGGGGCAGTTGATTGGCTATTGTCATGTCTCTAGTCATACTCTTGTTTCACAGGTGATGTTTCCTTCTGAAGACCTCATGTTGTTGACACAGGACTGTCATGGCTTTCTTTGTGGTGTGCAGCCACTTCACCAAAATTCATGCATCATCTGTGATGTGCTTGGTACTGCTGGGTGCCTACAACAGTGCAGACATGGAAGGAATGACAAATGACCTGCAGTGTGAAATGGTAATCATGGGGAGACTGGAAGAAATGGAATGCAGAAGACTGAGTAGGCAGAATCTTTACCTTGTTGGGACAGTCATAGGCCCAGCaagggtggggaggagaaagacGGAGTCAGAGGAAACAGCTTCTGCAAAGGCCCTGGGACTAGAGGTAGTGGAAAAGGGGCCTCCAAGGCTGGCTGTGATGGTAaagccttcaattccagcacatgcgttctgagtttgaggccagcctgctctacaaagaggccagagctacacagagaaaccctgttaaaaaaaaaggaggggtggGCAGGGACTCCAGGAGGTCACTGAGGAGTCTAGGGTGGGGACTGAAGCCTTGGGGGCCGGTGTAGGAGTTTGGAATGCCTGAGGGGTTTTACATAGTACTGACTGATGGACAGAAGAGCATCTCCATGCTCAGGCCATTAGTCTTCCAGGTTTACAGGCTGGAAGGCTTGAACCAGCGCTCAGTCCATACTTCCTGCTGTTCCTGCTTTCTGGCTGTGTATCCTGAGCTGTGATGAACAGATTTTCCTCTCCAAACACATATTTACTTGCTACTAGAAACATTAAGATTCCTCTTATTGGGACTCAAGTTTTTGAAATCCAGACAAATCAAATTATCTTTCCGAATTATTAACAATACTTAAACTGCCCAGTGTTCTCACATTCCTTCAAATCCTTGGGTTCAAGTTTCTAAGTCATAAGAAACCAGGAGGCCTACTGGTCCTTCTTTGAGTCTTATCAAGTAGAACTCAAGTATACTGAAGTCATTTGTATATAAACTACAGATTCCTTAGAGTGGTGCCAAGGTACAAAAagcaggtgtggtgatgcatacctgtaatcccagtgtttgggaAGTAGAGATGGGAGGATTtggggttcaaggtcagccaggccaggtttgaagccagcctctgCTACACCTGAAactgaccccccccccaaaaaaaaaccccacaaaacaagaAGGAATAGATGCAAGAAAAATTGGTTGCACAACTCAGGCTATTCACAGTTCTTGGTGTGCAGTCTTCTTAGGATGGAGTAGCTCTCTCAGTCTCCTACATAAAATACAACCAGGAAAGACTCAAGGTTTGTACCTGCTTGACCTTGCCCTCTCTTCTCATGTTCTTGGGAGAACCGGCCCCTGTTGCAGTGATTGCAAGTATATCTGGACAGCACAATGATTCACTCTAGCGCACCCTGACACCCCCAGCTTTTTGCTCATTTAAGCCACGTCAGTGCTCCAGGAAGCTCTTATGCTGGAAACTGGTCTCGGCAGTGAGTCAGTTACTAGCATTTCTGAGCAGACCCAATGCAAGCCCCTCTGAGTTTCCCTTAAGGGATCTTAAGGGGGCAGGGGGAGCTGAAGTTTCTGAAAGATGCTCCAAGGTGTTCCCCCTAGCCCCCATATTACGAATCCCTAATAGAGCCTTAACATCCAAACTTACTGAGaaactcaaaaaagcaaaacactacactaacaacaacagaaatgactTGAGAGCAGTAGCCCAACCTCTGGACACTGATTTTTCTTTGGGCTTGGAACTTCCTGGGAAAACTGACTTGGCCTCACAGGAGATCTACttgactctgtctcctgagtgttgggattaaaagcaatgccatatttattacccAGCCCCTCTGGACATGTTCACATACAATACTCTGGTGAACCTTTACATTTGAAAGGTAAATTGTTAACGGTGTAATTGTTAAAATTTAACATTTGATACATATTACTAAATAGCTGATGCCAGTGGCTCTGCCATCTGAGGTTCCcagcaggtcctctgcaggagcagccagtgctcataactgctgtcACTGAAGAAGCTTCATTCAGAGTCCTCCTCTTCCAGCCCCCTGTTGTGAGAGTCACATGTGCAGGCTCCAGTGACTCAGACTGCAACATTTCTATCCCTGGCCTTTCAGCTGAGCCTGAGGACACAAAGCCTTGCTGGTCTGCAAGTTCATGAGCAGAAGAAAAGCCATGTTTTCAGTGAGTTTGTCTTCATGTTCGTCTGTCTAGTGGTCTAATAAAACTTGGATTACATCGTTAGACTGTCAACTACAAGATGGGTCAGCATTGTTAGAGAAGTACATTTTAGGACCTCCCTTTATCCTTGAGCTCTCTGGTCTATGGCAGTTCTGTTGTGGGTTTTAGTACTTCTACtggttttgtgagtgtgtgtgtgtgtgtgtgtgtgtgttgacctGGTTAAGACTTAGGTATGGGAAATAAGGTACTTGTCATGGGTACACAACCTGGGGTTATCACAAACTCAATAATCAAAATGAAAGTTTAATGCAATAGTTtgaaaattaacattaaaaagattttaatgataaaaattaacACTTTAATAAAGAACAGTGTCTCAGGGTTACTCTTGCTATGATGAAATGCCATGACcgaaagcaagttgggaaggaaaaggtttatttggtttatttccacgtcactgttcatcattgaaggaaatcagaacaggaactgaaacagggcCAGAACTGCTTACTGGCATGCTCACCATGGCTTGCTAAGGCTTCGTTCTTACAGAACCCAAAACCACCTGCCTAGGTATGGCATcacccataatgggctgggcAGGCCTGGGCCTTCctcatcactaattaagaaaacgccgtacagctggatcttatgaaggcattttctcagttgaggttctctcctttcagattTCTATAGCTTGTATCaaggtgataaaaaaaaaaaaaaaaaaacactgttcaGCCCAACCAGTGGTACAGAGTGAGGCTATAAGACATGGTGTCAGAGATGGGACTAATCTTCTAGTTTAAAATTGcagttcttaaaatatatatgtttaaagaggctagtgagatggctaaATGGGGAAGAacgcttgttgctcttccagaggatgtaggttcaattcccagcacccatagggtagctcacaaccatttgtaactccagttccaggggagctgacatCTTCCAGCTTTTGTGGACACCACGTATGTaagtggtacacatacatacatgcaggcaaaacatccatacactaaaataaatgaattggaaaaaataaaaatataatttattttatatatacttatacaaTTTacatggtatttatttatttacttatttttcctagacagaatttctctgtataACTGTGGCTATCcaggaactggctctgtagaccagtctggcctcaaactgagagatccgccagcctctgcctccccaagtgctgggattaaaggcctgtgccaccatcgCCCAGGTACAGCTTACATGTTAAGTGACACTGTATGTAACAGAATCATttgatacaatttaaaaattttttaaagtatatgtgTGATTCCCGGGAGTCCAGAggacatca is a genomic window containing:
- the Mesd gene encoding LRP chaperone MESD isoform X2, whose protein sequence is MACARPPAVVATPSPSPSRARRPRASDAPGWLVQKKDDDIEEGDLPEHKRPSAPVDFSKLDPGKPESILKMTKKGKTLMMFVTVSGSPTEKETEEITSLWQGSLFNANYDVQRFIVGSDRAIFMLRDGSYAWEIKDFLISQDRCADVTLEGQVYPGKGGGSKEKNKTKPEKGKKKKEGEPKPRASKEDNRAGSRREDL
- the Mesd gene encoding LRP chaperone MESD isoform X1, whose product is MAASSWLRAVLLFLCASDLLLPPSPGASAASSPGEATPPLPKKKKDIRDYNDADMARLLEQWEKDDDIEEGDLPEHKRPSAPVDFSKLDPGKPESILKMTKKGKTLMMFVTVSGSPTEKETEEITSLWQGSLFNANYDVQRFIVGSDRAIFMLRDGSYAWEIKDFLISQDRCADVTLEGQVYPGKGGGSKEKNKTKPEKGKKKKEGEPKPRASKEDNRAGSRREDL